ATGCTGGCCAGGGCGGTGGAGACCGCGACCGGCAGCAGCCGCACCCCGCTCTGAAAAGCGGTGTAGTCCTTGATGAATTGGAAGTACTGGGTGATGACGAAGATGAAGCCGAACAACGTCAGGAACCCGGCCGTCACGGCCAGGCTGCCGCCGGAGAACCGGCGGTTGACGAACACCGAGACGTCCAGCATGGGGTGGGTGCTGCGCCGCTCCCAGAGTGCGAATGCGACGAGGATAGTTGCAGCCAAAGCGAACCCGCTTGCAGTCCGGACGTTGGTCCATCCCCAGGTCGGCGCCTGGATGACCGTGTAGACCAGCGTCGTGATGCCGGCCGCGGACAGGATCAGGCCGGGGACGTCGACGCGTGGTGCCGCCGCGTCGCGCGAGGTCGGCACGAACAGGGCGCCCCCGGCGATGGCCAGCGCGGCGATCGGGATGTTCACCATGAAGATCGAGCCCCACCAGAAGTGCTCGAGCAGCCAGCCGCCGCTGATCGGCCCCACTGCCACCCCGACGCCGACCATCGCCGCCCACAGGCCGATCGCCTTGGCGCGCGCCGCCGGTTCGGTGAAGATGTTGGTGATCAGGCCCAGCGTGGTCGGGAAGATCACCGCCGCGCCCACCCCCATGGCGGCGCGTGCCGCGATGAGCGCGTCCGCCGAATTTACCTGTGCCGCAACGGCGGAGGTCGCCGCGAACAATGCGAGCCCGGAGTTCAGCCAGCCCCGCCTGCCGTAGCGGTCGCTAAGGCTGCCCGCCGAGAGCAGCAGGCCGGACATCACCAGGGTGTAGGCG
This genomic interval from Mycobacterium sp. SMC-2 contains the following:
- a CDS encoding MFS transporter, which codes for MRTEPVLRNHPIPALAVICLGVFVISVDATIVNVALPTLSRELGADTAQLQWIVDAYTLVMSGLLLSAGSLSDRYGRRGWLNSGLALFAATSAVAAQVNSADALIAARAAMGVGAAVIFPTTLGLITNIFTEPAARAKAIGLWAAMVGVGVAVGPISGGWLLEHFWWGSIFMVNIPIAALAIAGGALFVPTSRDAAAPRVDVPGLILSAAGITTLVYTVIQAPTWGWTNVRTASGFALAATILVAFALWERRSTHPMLDVSVFVNRRFSGGSLAVTAGFLTLFGFIFVITQYFQFIKDYTAFQSGVRLLPVAVSTALASIAGPRLVELVGTTAVVATGLTVFAAGLAWASTADAATPYTQIATQMLLLGGGLGLTVSPATEAIMGSLSVDKAGVGSAVNDTTRELGGTLGVAIAGSIFASVYSGHLGASALTGLPAEAMRHSMALAHRVIEQLPAQQAGGVRAAVDRAFLDGLQVSSLVCAGIALGAAIVVGWLLPARQTDRKLP